In the Leguminivora glycinivorella isolate SPB_JAAS2020 chromosome 9, LegGlyc_1.1, whole genome shotgun sequence genome, taccgcctgtcaaaaacgcgaaccgtcaacctgtcatatctcactcatacaagcacagtacgcgttcacctacacgagcttagactgtgtgctaggaacgcgcctctttcatatatttgatcgccagtgaccgAGGTGTGGTTTTACTCAAGAGGGAATGATTCGTAACTGTTAAGGcgttattaacaaaattatgtatttttcgtTTAAAAAGATATTTTCAAGAAAGTTACAAATGGCGCCCAACTTTCTTTATTCAAAATATCAGATGCGCACTTTTAAAGCTAAAAAATATACATCAATACACATTGGCCTTCTCTAAAAGTACTGACGCATCGCACATCGCCTTCGCCGTAGACCGCACTAAGAACATCAAATGCAGTTGCTCAAAAACGTTCAGTTGGACTCTGGTTCGGACCAGTCCGTGTAAAACCGTCGCTCTTTCCAAGTCCAACCATCTTTGTAGTGACAGCTCACGGTCATCTACTGGGACCCCTTGGACGACATCTAATGGACCCCATAACATGAACTCTAAGACTGATTTTGCCTGGTTCAGGGATATAGCTCGTTCTTCTTGAAGTACTTCTTTGAGGAGGGGGGTCAGTTTCTCGCTTGGGAGGATGATTTCGAGCGCTTTGATGGCGCACTTGCAGAGAGAGTTGAGGTGGGCGTCTGGTGTTGATTTGTTCATGTCGTCGCTTAACCTGGGAAAGATAACCGTCGATTAGATTTGAGAGATGTTTTAAGAATTTTCCGGTGAGATTGCTGATAATTTTAAGGATTTTAGTTAACAATCTTGCCCTGAAACCAAGCTCCCAAGCTAAGCCAAGCCAAGCTCTCGGTAAttatgtcatatacttgaaaatttcgacccttgctttcgtgtaccgatggccgagtggttcaggcatccgtccggttaacggagtacgctggttcgaatccagcttggaacacttggaggcattggtcattttttctttgtatatgacatttgttTAATAATCTTGCCCTGTATGACCAAGGCTAAAGTTTCTGTAACTATCTTAACACCATGGCTCAATAAATACATCATTTATTTAATCTGGACATTGATACAAAATATTGCAATTTTTGTTTTCGTAAAAGTAAAAAGTGTGTCGAATTTTCTAAGTATTCTGTTGTGTTCccttttacaaaattttacgtTACAAACGTTATGTCAAGTTCTGAATGTTCTGATTTTGTTTCTAGCTAACAAAAATAACCAATAGATGTAAAACTTACccttgtaaaatgcacaatctCCCATAGCAATTCGTCTTCGGCGCCGACAGTGAATTGAGCCTGTCATCCGGCGTCGGCGAGCTGATCCCACTGGCCCCACACGGCTGTTCCCTCAATGCTATAAACGACGTTAGACTCTCCGAGATCTCTTCAACCCTCTCGCTTGGAGGCACTTCAGGCCGTTAATGAGTTGCAGCATCATGAATATGGCCTCGTGGATCTGTTCGGTTTGGACTAGTTGGTACTCTCTTGTGGATATTTCGACGGAGCGGAGGGATTCGCCGTAGGACTGCAGCGTGTCGACTTGCGCTTGGGCTAGCACGACGATGGTTGCTGGAATGATAAAAATAGGTAAGTTTACACTTACGTATTTAATTACGTTGTAAATtagtacctaataaaaataacctaTATTCAGCAGATCAGCAGATTAAAAGGTTTTATTAttagtagggggaaattagctaaaattaccgcataattaatggaaggttttttttaattgaaatatgtacgttatagaccgaagttatttttcatcaaccctccccactcctccctcctctgcgtcacccctctaccctcccttaaagtgccgaaaatgcggtttttctcgatttctgacaaaactgttgaagatacagaaaaagcgcgtaggaacgaagtaatccttaataaatttactacaaatcattcattaacactttggttctagcacttatagtttacgcgtgatccgtcacgaaagttggtcctttgctgcaattttctttagtgaatgttaagttttcgcccaaaatgcatacgaaatcgtcgaaatttgtttgatataactaaaatattgtaactcatgactaaaataaaattaagggggaaaatcactaccatgggtggaatttccaatatgtcttggaattccagtaactatttaagacgtaatattttcacggtagtagtcgctaggagtaccattgatctataatatctatatagtatatctatgactggggatgagcttttggtagctgttggtagagccctggagtatcaatccagtagccgtgagttcaagtcccacccatggtagtgatttttccccctgaaattcattttcagtttataatattttagtaatatcaaacagatttcgtaagcaatttgggagaaaacttaacattaactaaagaaaattgcagcaaaggaccaactttcgtgatggatcacgcgaaacctataagtgctagaaccaaagtgtcaatgaacgatttgtagtaaatttatcaaggattacttttttcctacacgctttttctgtatctacaacggttttgtcagaaatcgcgaaaaaccgcattttcggctatttaaggggggaagaggggtgacgcagaggggggagggatggggagggttgatgaaaaataacttcggcctgtaatgtacatatcccaatcaaaaaaaatcttccattaattatgccaacattttcatacataactttccagaagcaacggactacaTGTTTGAATTTTACAGATAGAAACAGCCTTTCTATGTTTTATTAGAAGATGTAGCAAGGAAGATGCCACGAGAAACACCGCACGAAAAACTGACTATGGTTTTGATGACCTAAAACCAGAAGAAGTAAGACTAAGTGGAATCTTATGTAAAactttgtaggtaggtactacaaCTTATCCTGGACACCGCTATAAACGAtactatgtaggtacctattcacTGAAACCATGagaataattatgtttcttCTCTGAACTGGGTGTTGGTATCCCGgggatttaataaaaaaagttatcTACCTTGCACCAAGTCGTCCCCTTCTTCTCCAAACTGCTGCAGCGGCACCAAGTCACAGAATTCCGTGATAGCGTTCAGGCTGAGGGTCTGAGGCTGCACGGATTGCTGGCAGACCATCTGAGATGCCATCTGCTCTTTGTGTACCATCAGCGTGACATTCACTGGGCCTGGAATGAAAAGCGCGATTGTTTAAACCAAGGGTAAGTAGCTGTTTTAAATAGGCGGAGATAAAGCAATCGTGAGAAGTGAGTTTTCAAAGGTATTAACTATTTAATTTACACCATGAACTAGGTTTTTCTTGGGATATTAGATAGTATTTTGATCCTTTAagagccagttgcatcaaccacatttgacagacacatcatcgtctaGCAAGAGACGTCTGGAacttcccaaaaaaaaaaaacgaacgctttaacggtgaaagacggtttggtgcaaccgacccttaatcTTGATCAGTTTAATGGGTGATTTTAAGTACTTAAGCCAACCGCCGGTCATCAGTTCTATGGCTCGTTCACCGTTGTTGGCAATCGGAATATTAATTGTCTCAAGAAAAGATAGAAGAAATCAATTCCTGGGTGAGTAGTGTATTTGAAAAAGTCCTTTATATTCTGTGACCGATAACAgcaaatcaaatattataatcttGAGTGTTTGATTCCTAAGTAGATAAGTATAGATTTCCTCGTGACCGAATTTTGTATCTGTTCCTGGAGATTGCTCATGGACAAGACAGTACAGAAAATGTAGtgtgaaaagcttttccttcgtatttttccggagacgttcgtatttgtcatgctagttcagacagtgtcagtacgtctccgtctgtctgtatcaggtatttatttttattttttattataaatggacttactcttggccacagactagccaaaggcaaagacgtggcctacgatggagtgcgCTCGCCCagagatgcctgttcactcttgatttgaaggttgccgggttacatgcgctcggaaatatagccgccggcaagaaattccactccttggcagtgcgcataagaagaGAAGAAGcaaaagcgcttcgtgcgaattcgcagatttatctaccaagtaaggatggaaaccggccgtgcgtctaagagtccgatggtagaatggggacggtggaataagctcgtgtagctcttgagcacactctcCGAAGTGCAACccgtaaaacaccgacagactggcgacttattttgatatttacctTGGCTAGAGTTCCATATGGCCGGATAGAACAGCCGCTTCCCAGCCCGCACGGTCTTGGAAGATTGCACGGCGAAGTCGCTCCAGCGGAGGTTGGTACACGCCTTGAGGCCGCGGAGAGAGGGCTGCATCGTGGCACTCTGTTGTACCTGAAAACATCAATGAGGTTAAAACTATGGGCAATGGAAGATGAAAAACTGATGTAACCCTTCGGGATTGGTACAAAGTTTGGTTTCGTTTTATGTTTGTAAAATCAGTGCGGATTTTACAATGATATGATATGACATTTTCAAAAACATCGCTCACGGAACGAATGGGATCTAAACTGGGAATAATTTGAGGAAACCTAGACAGGTGGTAGTCGTATAATTAACTGCATCCAAGTAATTTCTCTTAATTGTTATTTACGGTGTCTCGGCAGGTACATAACACTAGCAAAACAATGAGTTGAAATGCGGTGAAGTCATGAACACTATAAACTATAACTTCAAGTGGGTTTCTTGTAAATTGAGATAAAAACTTAGTGCTCAAGAATGTCTTTATTGTCCGAACACGGAAGTCTCAGACCTCACAATCTGTCTCCAAAGACCTTGATTTTTAATCACAATCACAATATGAATCATGCCAGTCGTGCACATaaattatttagatttttattcaCTTCGAaagtttattattaaataaaatttatgtcGGTACTTATTGAATGTTGAtgtagtacctacattaaaatttattactGTTTAAAATTAAACCACATAAACATTATTTTAGTACAAATGGGAGAATCTCAAAAAATGGTCAAATGTGATGTAcctaatttcaaaacatttgtGTATTGGGGGGCTAAAAAATACCCGTATCAAAAATAATTCGAATGTAGAATGTACATCTCAGAAGATCCATTTGTTCAATAACTTGAACAACTCTTAATAACCAAATAaatgggcatttctcaggaggcgcgtttttacgtgtccaaggcaaaaaacgtcagaacggactgttctaaaaatctgaattaattcaggcatAATCTTTACCCTCTGTTCTACTTGGTAcactataaaattatttatttattatttgtataatataagtaataaaatattaaacgcgaaaaatgaccttcggtgggcgtgtcccgcacccaggatttgcaaaacaaaaaatcgtaactcaagatggagttgttgatcgcagttgatatagatattcacgtataagcaggggcggctcactccgcgattgtatcgccgcgctacaagtacatgctggcggccgcgagttcgcggcctaatcaggggtggcgcacgttctcacggaacgcacgttcgcactttctattgttactttacatcgcgagttttttaaaggttcatatgcgatgtccacgtgtggaatggctaataattcatagttaaatatacatcatgaataaaataggacaatcttacacagatcttattgattaagtcccacggaaaagtttaataaggcttgtgatgctgaagccttaaacaaaaatatataaatactgtattatatacctagaaagtacccaaaacttgaatatatagtataacattttatctgagaattaattcattttaatccataggcaaccctatcatccgacgctgcgcacgtgcggctcgtttctttgttagaattttgtaggcatttaaaaggcggcatttcgtgatgaacatcaaagcagtgggccttctgtacttgtactattatatattctgtggtataagGTGTTAGTTAACCTgtaatattttctatataaaaataatatgttagctaaactcatcgagtaaagacaaatttacgatgtgtcccgggctagtgactgatttcggtgcAATTTGTTAAACATGTACTTAAAGAGTACTGTcctcttacaaattagtagatcagggacATAGTGGTACAAATATAGTAtgttttagctatgttttaaccattcaCTGTAGAGGAGATGCAGTAGCGTTTcataaaggggactttttgaaggtttctcagtcattcggtgggtttggtcccatgttttttaagattcggtggttCAATTTACTCTCACAGTTTTAGtgcatttgtcgttatgtaaggtactaataaatccttgaatggatgttatttcgtcattatgacatctcctctgtaccatgcatgctatttcagttatctccaaaaaaaacgataaaatttgatatcagtggtgttgatttccgtggtttcggtggattttttgaccaccgatatcaaaaaaagtgaccaccgacttcgattgcGCGTTGTAAATTgggttttgtttattattttataatatttcatacttaaatagtaggatatactTTGTAGAAACATAAATACTATGTTTGTAAGCAAATTAAGCCATAgtatgggtacaaaattcactactcgataatgacaagtatattaccatgttaaatatagtaaaattgcgggattatgagcctttttacatgacctgtcatcaaattaaaatgaaaaatatcaatagattaaatacttaataaattatatataaagttgaaatgtggaataatgtgtaaaaaattgaattcggtggtttaaattgattacagtgcccaactgcccatacataatttcggtggtTTTAAAATGCCAGATTTCTTACgaactataaggttctaatggaggcctccaccaccaatatttttcatatttaggctagattttagtaaatagaCTGATATATCAAAAAAGTAGTAAAACTGCCCAAATACACACCTGATCCGCCACATGCTTCgtacattaaaataaacaaattttggTCTTTCTACTGAAAGAACTCAGTTTTCCATTAAATCAACTACTGCTATGAATGCGGAAGACAACCCATCTAATATGTCTTTAATCGTCATGGAATTTTTAAATTGCAAAATAAATACCTGTTCTAAAACCTGCGCCAACGCTTCGTGGTTAGCAATGACGACAGCTCCATAATTATCTTCAAGATTTCTGTGGACAACGCTTCGTCCCTTTCGCACCCGCAGCTTATTCGTCGTTGTTTTTGGTGTCATCTCGTTCTGATAATCCTCGTTACCAGCGTCCATGTTGTCGTTGGAACTGTAGAAGCTGTAGGGGGAGTATATTTCTGATTCTGTTTCGCTTCCGCAGTATGGCAGTGAGGATCTAAAGCCGTTGTATTTGGGGTATTCGACGCTTTCGTCTTTCCGTGTTTCTACTGGCTTGGAGTCACATTCAGGGGAGCTTGATCTTGCGTGGTTGACGTACTCGTAGTCGCTGTCACTGTTTTTAGCGGAGTCTGAGGTCTCCTCGTATTTATTCGAGTTGTAAACGTCGTCGTAATTATGGATGACGGCTTCGTTGGTGGCTTGGACGAGTTCTTGGGGTCCGTCGTCGTCTTTATCGTCGTCTATGGGGGTTCTCCGTTTGGGAAGCTCTAGGTGAGCTTCTCGCTCTCGCATGCTAGCTGTGCGTTCTGGTTTTCTAGGGGCCAGGGCTGACCGGATCTCGCCTGAAAAGAAAGACCGTCATCTTTATTAATAACAACGGAAATTAGATTTTTGGGGATTGTTGCTTAAGAATGATAGAAAATAGCTAGAAACGATGGCCAACACGTATACTTTGGGGATATTAAACGGCGAAATCATAAAAAATGCCCTAACATGATATCGCTAAATTTTAGCCGTCACCAAAGCCACCACATTATAAGCACCGCACCGTTACCTTTTATGACTTACCTGTTTGAGCCGAATTAAAATAGATTGTAGCTTGGAGAATTATACTGCCCTGCTAAGCCGAGTGGCGCTATCTCAAAAccaaataattttgaaaatggaactgtcagCTATAGGTAGATACTTATTAAGTATAAGTTACTTAGCTGTGGATTTTTGTTTGAGATAGCGCTTTTTGGCTTAGGAGGGCAGTATAGGTTATACCAAAACATTTAGCTACTCGTAtagtatttaaacaaatattGCACGCTAAATCGCCTTTCTCCGCTCAGTCATACGTGTTCGCTCACCACTGCATCCTCCTACATTAATATGGCATTCCTATGCTAATGAACTTACCTAGATTCGCATAAATATTGTCGCTCTTGTTCGGCGGTACCCACGCTTGTTGTTTTTGCTTCTTTTGGAGAGCAGCCGACTTCGGCGGCGGCGGTCTGGCCGGCTTGTGAACTGTGGCGACCTTTGTCTCTTCACTCGAGTGCCTTGGAGGAGGAGGGGGCTTGTTTACGACCTTCGGCGTCTCAACCTCAGTTGCCGAACTACTCCCACTATATATCGACACGTCATCGTGACTCATCCGACGAATTTCCGATATCTCATTTGGCTTCACGACCTCAACATTCGACCCGTTTATGTCCAACGGATGTATGATCACCAGCCGGGGCTTCGGTTTCGGTGTTAAGTCGAAGATTTCTTCGGGTTTGTGAGCTACTTTCGCCACTGTTGCTACGCTGAGCTCTTTCTTGTCTAAGTCCTTTGATGAGCCTATGCGTAAGAGTTTCTTGATGGAGAATTTTAGCTTGCCTTTGCGCTTGTCATCTAAAAGCAGATTATCGTGTGAGAGGGATATGTTTCTTCTAGGGGCTGGTTCTGGAATGGCATCAACCTTCTTAATCTCCACAGTATCAGGTTTCACTTTAGGAACAGTGGAAGACATGGTCGCTCGCTCTCGCTTCTCCAATTCTCTCACTACTGGAGAGTCAGATTTGGTGAATCCATTTGTATTCCTTTGATACAAATTCGGATACTCGTCTATTGATGGCGATGACGGAGGTGATGGTGCTTTAGATTTGGTAAGACTGCTGAGTGACGTATCACTGTCTTGTTTTGTTAAAACAGGTTTCGCGTAGTAAATCGGTTCTGGTTTTTCTTCCTGCACCTCAGTTATTTCATTGTTTTTCTCCTCGCTAATAGCTCGAGTCGACCGATCGTCTTCCACTTTAGTTTGCAAATGCATAACCGTTTGCGGCGGCACGACGGCTTTCTTAGTGGTTTGTTTTATAACAGGCTTGATCGGCAACTTAGGTTTTTCAGGTACGGCAGGTTTGGGAGACATTATATCAGTAATCATTCCATGAAGGAAAGACGGACGAGGATCCATGGTAGGCATTGGGCTCTTGGGTAACGCTGGAGCTTCGGTGGTTTCATCTGGGTCTGCTCTACCATCTGGTTCACCGGCTAACTCCCTACTAGCCTCAGCAGAAAACACGTTGTCATGAGGCTTTGGCACGATCGGTGGCATATCTATAATCGGACTTTGGAATGTAGAGTAACCGTTGCTAGTTTTCCCATCTATTTTTCTGAGCTGCCCTATCGGGGACATCTTGATGTTCTTATCAGTATCATTGAACACTTTTATCTTGACTGTCTCTTCACATTTTGTTTCTGAGAAATGGCCGCTATCGTCGTTATCGGAGTCCGTGCGACCACTAAAACTTTCGTCATCCGATGTTAGAGAATTGTTGGCAGTGGAATTAAGAGTGCCGACAGCTGAATCAACACTACTGCTTTCAACATTAATCTTACAAAATTTGAATTCAGATCGACTGAGATTCACTTTAGGTCTCTCTTGAGTTTTCGGCAAAGGCGATTTCCTCACGATAGCGTTCTTTTTAGTTTCACTCATTTCTTTTTTGTCAAAGTCATCCTGCATGCTCTCTTTCATCTTCCCTTCTACTACGGTGGGTTTGGTGCAATCTTTTTTCGTGAAACCAAGATCAGTGGCATTTGTGATTCTGTTCTGTTCTAAGGTTTCCGATATTTCTTCAAGCAGCGATTTTTCAGTGCATATACTTTCTGTTGTGCTGTCTGCTTGTATAATAGTTTCGGTTTCTTTAACATACGTTGACAGAATTATATTGGTTTTATAGTTACTAGTTTCTTCGGTGGATGAGTCTGTGACGTGTATAACGGCGGGTTTTCGACCATGCGACTTTACATTTGGGCTTTTATTCTCTTGGCCAAACGGCGTAACTGAGACCAGTAAAGTCTTCTTCTTTCCATCGGAATCTGTTTGCATTTTCCCTAACAGCAAAGAAGTGTAAGATTTGCTTCCAGTTTCACCTAATAAATTAGCTTTAACTGTGTTAAAATCTGTGTTTAATTTGGTGACTTTATGAAGTTCTCTCTCCTCCTCTGTATCAGGGAAAGTGTCATCGTCTTCGGTTTCTTCTGAAATTTCGAATTCTTCTCCATCAGACCAGTCGTCGCCACCGTAGCCGATGACACTGCTGACCTCTTCAGGGAAtctgacgtttcgtttgtttttCTTCTTGGGGTGTGTTTTGAGTATGCTGGGTGGTGTTTTCTTGAAGAAGGTGCTTCTGTTCTGGAAGGGTGTGTTGAGGTACTTGCTGCCCTCGGTGGCGCGCTCCTGCTTGAGGTGGTCCTCTCTGGATTTGAAGCAGTTGGAGCAGAAGTCCTTCTTCCAGGCGTTTTGCACGAAGTTGTGGCACACCGGCGACATGTTGCCGCGCGAATATCGCCTGTTTATCACGTAACTGGCATTCtggaaagaaagaaaaagataACTTTAGTACTAAGCAAGAGTTAATTGAGAGCTGTTTTCAGTGACCCTGACTATATAAACATGAATGCAGCTTAAGATTCAAAATTATTGTCACTATGGCTACTGGGCAAAGTACCTTAGAAATGGCCAAGAAACCTAACAGTTTCCTTAGTCCTGACTGACCTGAACTTATGTACAGatttaatgaaatgaaaaggtTTAAGGTAACGAGCAATGATGCGTTGAATACTCAGAATAAGTATAGTCAATGTTACTGAAAAATATTCTATAGGTATTaaggtaggtaagtacctatgt is a window encoding:
- the LOC125229498 gene encoding LOW QUALITY PROTEIN: uncharacterized protein LOC125229498 (The sequence of the model RefSeq protein was modified relative to this genomic sequence to represent the inferred CDS: inserted 1 base in 1 codon); its protein translation is MDRYTVNRRSKRKNEGFLTKWKAKYVGSILHKRSWSSTGFDLNNASYVINRRYSRGNMSPVCHNFVQNAWKKDFCSNCFKSREDHLKQERATEGSKYLNTPFQNRSTFFKKTPPSILKTHPKKKNKRNVRFPEEVSSVIGYGGDDWSDGEEFEISEETEDDDTFPDTEEERELHKVTKLNTDFNTVKANLLGETGSKSYTSLLLGKMQTDSDGKKKTLLVSVTPFGQENKSPNVKSHGRKPAVIHVTDSSTEETSNYKTNIILSTYVKETETIIQADSTTESICTEKSLLEEISETLEQNRITNATDLGFTKKDCTKPTVVEGKMKESMQDDFDKKEMSETKKNAIVRKSPLPKTQERPKVNLSRSEFKFCKINVESSSVDSAVGTLNSTANNSLTSDDESFSGRTDSDNDDSGHFSETKCEETVKIKVFNDTDKNIKMSPIGQLRKIDGKTSNGYSTFQSPIIDMPPIVPKPHDNVFSAEASRELAGEPDGRADPDETTEAPALPKSPMPTMDPRPSFLHGMITDIMSPKPAVPEKPKLPIKPVIKQTTKKAVVPPQTVMHLQTKVEDDRSTRAISEEKNNEITEVQEEKPEPIYYAKPVLTKQDSDTSLSSLTKSKAPSPPSSPSIDEYPNLYQRNTNGFTKSDSPVVRELEKRERATMSSTVPKVKPDTVEIKKVDAIPEPAPRRNISLSHDNLLLDDKRKGKLKFSIKKLLRIGSSKDLDKKELSVATVAKVAHKPEEIFDLTPKPKPRLVIIHPLDINGSNVEVVKPNEISEIRRMSHDDVSIYSGSSSATEVETPKVVNKPPPPPRHSSEETKVATVHKPARPPPPKSAALQKKQKQQAWVPPNKSDNIYANLGEIRSALAPRKPERTASMREREAHLELPKRRTPIDDDKDDDGPQELVQATNEAVIHNYDDVYNSNKYEETSDSAKNSDSDYEYVNHARSSSPECDSKPVETRKDESVEYPKYNGFRSSLPYCGSETESEIYSPYSFYSSNDNMDAGNEDYQNEMTPKTTTNKLRVRKGRSVVHRNLEDNYGAVVIANHEALAQVLEQVQQSATMQPSLRGLKACTNLRWSDFAVQSSKTVRAGKRLFYPAIWNSSQGPVNVTLMVHKEQMASQMVCQQSVQPQTLSLNAITEFCDLVPLQQFGEEGDDLVQATIVVLAQAQVDTLQSYGESLRSVEISTREYQLVQTEQIHEAIFMMLQLINGLKCLQARGXEEISESLTSFIALREQPCGASGISSPTPDDRLNSLSAPKTNCYGRLCILQGLSDDMNKSTPDAHLNSLCKCAIKALEIILPSEKLTPLLKEVLQEERAISLNQAKSVLEFMLWGPLDVVQGVPVDDRELSLQRWLDLERATVLHGLVRTRVQLNVFEQLHLMFLVRSTAKAMCDASVLLEKANVY